From Sphingomonas sp. Leaf357, the proteins below share one genomic window:
- the ispH gene encoding 4-hydroxy-3-methylbut-2-enyl diphosphate reductase — translation MLQIILAKPRGFCAGVVRAIDIVERALEREQAPVYVRHEIVHNRHVVDKLRRKGAIFVDELSEIPAGALTIFSAHGVARAVETEAAERGLPVIDATCPLVTKVHIQGRRYAKSNRTLVLIGHEGHAEVEGTMGQVDAPIHLVSTVADVVALPIALDTPIAYVTQTTLSVDDTRSVIAALNDRFADVIGPDVSEICYATQNRQTAVRDLARVSDLLIVVGASNSSNSSRLREIGVEMGLPSYLVADGSEVDPAWLQGVAAVGITAGASAPDELVDSVIAALSTFRNVRVSQLDGVEENVEFSLPPELRPQKMREARAVGQQA, via the coding sequence TGCGCCGGCGTGGTGCGGGCGATCGACATCGTGGAGCGCGCGCTGGAGCGGGAACAGGCACCGGTCTACGTCCGGCACGAGATCGTCCACAACCGGCATGTCGTGGACAAGCTCCGCCGCAAGGGTGCGATCTTCGTCGACGAACTGTCCGAGATTCCGGCCGGCGCGCTGACTATCTTCAGCGCGCACGGCGTGGCGCGCGCGGTGGAAACCGAGGCGGCGGAGCGCGGCCTGCCGGTGATCGACGCCACCTGCCCGCTCGTCACCAAGGTGCATATCCAGGGCCGTCGCTATGCCAAGTCGAACCGCACGCTCGTACTGATCGGGCATGAAGGCCATGCCGAGGTCGAAGGCACGATGGGCCAGGTGGATGCGCCAATCCATCTCGTCTCCACCGTCGCCGATGTCGTCGCGTTGCCGATCGCGCTCGACACGCCGATCGCCTATGTCACGCAGACTACGCTGAGCGTGGACGATACCCGCAGCGTCATCGCCGCGCTGAACGATCGCTTCGCCGACGTGATCGGGCCGGACGTGTCCGAGATCTGCTACGCCACGCAGAACCGGCAGACCGCGGTGCGCGACCTGGCGCGGGTCAGCGACCTGTTGATCGTGGTGGGCGCATCGAACAGCTCCAATTCCAGCCGCCTGCGCGAGATCGGCGTGGAGATGGGCCTGCCCAGCTATCTGGTCGCCGATGGCAGCGAGGTCGATCCGGCCTGGTTGCAGGGTGTTGCCGCCGTCGGCATCACGGCGGGCGCATCCGCCCCCGACGAACTGGTCGACAGCGTCATCGCCGCGCTTTCCACCTTCCGCAACGTTCGCGTTTCGCAACTGGATGGCGTAGAAGAGAATGTCGAATTCAGCCTGCCGCCCGAACTGCGGCCCCAGAAGATGCGCGAAGCGCGCGCCGTAGGACAACAAGCATGA
- the hpnH gene encoding adenosyl-hopene transferase HpnH — protein sequence MTLPLSPLVRIGAYTLKNHIKGGRYPLVLMLEPLLRCNLACPGCGKIDYPDAILNQRLSYDECMAAIDECGAPAVSIAGGEPLLHRDMPKIVEGYIAKKKFVILCTNALLMKKKIDQYKPSPFFTWSIHLDGDKGMHDHAVDQDGTYEVAIEAIELAKAKGFRVQVNCTVFDGANSDRLAAFFDTMEEHGVEITISPGYAYERAADQEHFFNRTRTKQFFRDVFAKGDGGKAWSFTNSPLFLDFLAGNQTYECTPWSMPLKTVFGWQKPCYLVGEGYVQSFAELMEGTEWDQYGVGKYEKCADCMVHCGFEGTAATDSIRHPLKMFQIGRKGVRTDGPMAPDIDISNQRRAEDVHSTHVERELAKIKAADPEGFKRVQRAA from the coding sequence ATGACCCTTCCTCTGTCCCCGCTGGTGCGCATCGGCGCCTACACGCTCAAGAACCATATCAAGGGCGGCAGGTATCCGCTCGTGCTCATGCTCGAGCCGCTGTTGCGCTGCAATCTGGCCTGTCCCGGCTGCGGCAAGATCGATTATCCGGACGCGATCCTCAACCAGCGGCTGAGCTATGACGAATGCATGGCCGCGATCGACGAATGCGGCGCCCCCGCCGTGTCGATCGCCGGCGGCGAGCCTTTGCTCCACCGCGACATGCCGAAGATCGTCGAAGGCTATATCGCCAAGAAGAAGTTCGTCATCCTGTGCACCAACGCATTGCTGATGAAGAAGAAGATCGACCAGTATAAGCCGTCGCCCTTCTTCACCTGGTCGATCCATCTCGACGGCGACAAGGGCATGCACGACCATGCCGTCGATCAGGACGGCACGTATGAGGTGGCGATCGAGGCGATCGAGCTGGCCAAGGCCAAGGGCTTCCGCGTTCAGGTCAATTGCACGGTGTTCGACGGCGCGAATTCGGATCGGCTCGCCGCCTTCTTCGACACGATGGAGGAGCATGGCGTCGAGATCACGATCTCGCCGGGCTATGCTTACGAGCGCGCCGCCGATCAGGAGCATTTCTTCAACCGCACGCGCACCAAGCAATTCTTCCGCGACGTGTTCGCCAAGGGCGACGGCGGCAAGGCGTGGAGCTTCACCAATTCGCCTTTGTTCCTCGATTTCCTCGCGGGCAACCAGACCTACGAATGCACACCCTGGTCGATGCCGCTGAAGACCGTCTTCGGCTGGCAGAAGCCGTGCTACCTCGTCGGCGAAGGCTATGTGCAGAGTTTCGCCGAGTTGATGGAAGGCACGGAATGGGATCAATACGGTGTCGGCAAGTACGAGAAGTGCGCCGACTGCATGGTCCATTGCGGCTTCGAAGGCACCGCCGCGACGGATTCGATCCGCCATCCGCTCAAGATGTTCCAGATCGGGCGCAAGGGCGTGCGCACCGACGGCCCGATGGCACCCGATATCGACATCTCAAACCAGCGCCGCGCCGAGGATGTGCATTCGACCCATGTCGAGCGCGAACTGGCCAAGATCAAGGCGGCAGACCCGGAAGGGTTCAAGCGGGTACAGCGCGCGGCGTAA
- a CDS encoding phosphorylase family protein produces the protein MIGHVVVATGFNREVATLRQSGIVVVAGGGDPVGLRAKIEAAAAGAAGILSYGMTGALADGLAIGDWVVGNRLSGAIDIECDPDWASALQARLPGARLGGFFADGRMIDSVAEKLALGVTHEALAVDMESHVAAAVAMQRGLPFAIVRCISDGARHMLPHAITVSMRPDGGVDAKAMLRSLAARPGQAADIARTTAGFTRAMRELKRGAIMIGPRMALPR, from the coding sequence ATGATCGGCCACGTCGTCGTCGCCACCGGGTTCAACCGCGAGGTCGCCACACTTCGCCAGTCGGGCATCGTCGTCGTCGCTGGCGGAGGCGATCCGGTTGGGTTGCGCGCGAAGATCGAGGCCGCGGCAGCCGGCGCGGCCGGTATCCTGAGCTACGGGATGACCGGGGCGCTCGCTGACGGGCTGGCGATCGGTGACTGGGTGGTCGGGAATCGGCTGTCCGGCGCGATCGACATTGAGTGCGATCCCGACTGGGCCTCGGCGTTGCAGGCGCGGCTGCCCGGGGCGCGGCTCGGTGGGTTTTTCGCCGATGGGCGCATGATCGATAGCGTTGCCGAGAAACTGGCGCTTGGCGTGACGCACGAGGCGCTGGCGGTCGATATGGAAAGCCACGTCGCCGCGGCCGTCGCCATGCAACGCGGCCTGCCGTTCGCGATCGTACGCTGCATCTCGGACGGCGCGCGCCACATGCTGCCGCATGCGATCACGGTGTCGATGCGCCCCGATGGCGGTGTGGACGCGAAGGCGATGCTGCGCTCGCTCGCCGCCCGGCCCGGTCAGGCGGCGGACATTGCCCGGACCACCGCGGGCTTTACCAGGGCGATGCGCGAATTGAAGCGCGGGGCGATCATGATCGGTCCACGGATGGCCTTGCCTCGCTGA
- the shc gene encoding squalene--hopene cyclase produces the protein MTALDRSIDRATAALARAQQPDGHWVFELEADATIPAEYVLLRHYLGEAVDAVLEAKIATYLRRIQSAEHSGWGLFHGGAFDVSASVKAYYALKMIGDPVNAPHMASARAAILAAGGAAASNVFTRIQLALFGAGPWATVPTMPPELILLPRWFPIHLSKMSYWARTVVVPLLVLGAVQPVARNALGVTVDELYTGAKVRAGSKAADPKWLWTKGFNALDRMLKAGNGLWPKALRQRAIDTCVAWVRERLNGVDGLGAIYPAMANSVMMFDCLGIGADDPRRAIARESVERLLVIGDDEAYCQPCVSPVWDTALAAHAMLEAGGDNEPLADRALEWLRPRQVLDVSGDWAEERPGVRPGGWAFQYNNDHYPDLDDTAVVVMAMDRARGRSGEYDTAIDRGVEWTVGLQSKDGGWGAFDADNAYTYLNNLPFADHGALLDPPTADVTARCVSMLAQLGERDSPRMKAALAWLEREQEPDGSWFGRWGVNYVYGTWSVLCALNAAGLPPEHPMVARAIGWLKTIQNPDGGWGEDCDSYALDRTGHVPAPSTASQTGWALLGLMAAGEVDAEAVARGVAWLAQHQQDEGLWGQEMYTGGGFPRVFYLRYHGYPKYFPLWAMARYRNLKRSNSARVECGM, from the coding sequence ATGACCGCCCTCGACCGATCGATCGATCGCGCCACCGCCGCCTTAGCGCGGGCGCAGCAGCCGGACGGCCACTGGGTATTCGAGCTGGAGGCCGACGCAACGATCCCGGCGGAATATGTGCTGCTGCGACATTATCTCGGCGAGGCCGTCGATGCCGTGCTGGAGGCGAAGATCGCCACCTATCTGCGCCGCATCCAATCTGCCGAGCATAGCGGTTGGGGCCTGTTTCACGGCGGCGCGTTCGATGTCAGCGCCAGCGTGAAGGCTTATTATGCGCTCAAGATGATCGGCGACCCGGTGAATGCGCCGCACATGGCTAGCGCGCGTGCCGCGATCCTCGCCGCGGGCGGGGCGGCGGCGAGCAACGTCTTCACGCGCATCCAGCTCGCTTTATTCGGTGCCGGTCCCTGGGCGACCGTGCCGACCATGCCGCCGGAACTGATCCTGCTGCCGCGCTGGTTCCCGATCCATTTGTCGAAGATGTCCTATTGGGCGCGAACCGTGGTGGTGCCGCTGCTGGTGCTAGGCGCGGTGCAGCCGGTCGCGCGCAATGCGCTCGGGGTGACGGTCGACGAACTCTATACCGGCGCGAAGGTCCGGGCCGGAAGCAAGGCGGCGGACCCGAAATGGCTATGGACCAAGGGGTTCAACGCGCTCGATCGGATGCTGAAGGCTGGTAACGGATTGTGGCCCAAGGCGCTCCGCCAGCGCGCGATCGATACCTGCGTCGCGTGGGTCCGCGAGCGGCTGAACGGTGTGGACGGGCTGGGCGCGATCTACCCCGCGATGGCGAACAGCGTGATGATGTTCGATTGCCTCGGCATCGGCGCGGACGACCCGCGCCGCGCCATCGCGCGGGAATCGGTCGAGCGGTTGTTGGTGATCGGCGATGACGAGGCCTATTGCCAGCCCTGCGTGTCGCCGGTGTGGGATACGGCGCTGGCCGCGCATGCGATGTTGGAGGCGGGCGGCGACAACGAACCGCTGGCCGATCGCGCGCTGGAATGGTTGAGGCCGCGTCAAGTGCTCGACGTCTCAGGCGATTGGGCGGAGGAACGCCCGGGGGTCCGGCCCGGCGGCTGGGCATTCCAGTACAATAACGATCACTATCCCGATCTGGACGACACCGCCGTGGTGGTGATGGCGATGGATCGCGCGCGTGGGCGCTCCGGCGAGTACGACACGGCGATCGACCGTGGCGTCGAATGGACCGTCGGGCTGCAATCCAAGGATGGCGGGTGGGGGGCGTTCGATGCCGACAACGCCTATACCTATCTCAACAACCTGCCCTTCGCCGATCACGGTGCGCTGCTCGACCCGCCGACCGCCGACGTCACCGCGCGCTGCGTGTCGATGCTGGCGCAACTCGGCGAGCGCGATAGCCCTCGCATGAAAGCCGCGCTGGCATGGCTGGAGCGCGAGCAGGAGCCGGACGGCAGCTGGTTCGGGCGCTGGGGCGTGAATTACGTTTATGGCACATGGTCGGTGCTGTGCGCGCTCAACGCCGCCGGATTGCCGCCGGAACATCCGATGGTCGCCAGGGCGATAGGCTGGCTGAAGACGATCCAGAACCCGGACGGTGGCTGGGGCGAGGATTGCGACAGCTACGCGCTCGATCGCACCGGTCATGTGCCCGCACCGTCCACCGCATCGCAGACGGGCTGGGCGTTGCTCGGCCTGATGGCGGCGGGAGAGGTCGATGCGGAGGCGGTCGCACGCGGCGTGGCCTGGCTGGCCCAACATCAGCAGGACGAAGGGCTTTGGGGACAGGAGATGTACACCGGCGGCGGCTTCCCGCGCGTATTCTATCTACGCTATCACGGCTATCCGAAATATTTCCCGCTCTGGGCGATGGCGCGCTATCGCAACCTCAAGCGGTCCAATTCGGCGCGCGTGGAGTGCGGAATGTGA
- the hpnE gene encoding hydroxysqualene dehydroxylase HpnE, translating to MSIARVTIAGAGLAGLSAAVALKQAGLAVRISDSAAQPGGRCRSYFDPQLGQTIDNGNHLVLSGNQAVARFRSAIGADVPLAGPEQADFDFCDIVSGARWTVRINDGRAPWWVLDKHRRVPGSGPIDYLPILRLLMARKGRVDEHFTTIGPVWDRLLEPVLLAVLNTAAGEGSALLTRNALRETVAVGGAAMRPLIAEPTLAAAFGDPASTWLAGQGAPVEIGRRLRAIGFDGDRVVSLDWGAGVEPVEADEAVILAVPPWVATALVPDLEAPDEFRAIVNGHFAFPAPHDAPKMLGLIGATAEWVFAFPDRLSVTVSAADALVDRDREELARIFWADICTALKIDALMPAWQIVKEKRATFAATPEQDAKRPPAATRWRNLFLAGDWTQTGLPATIEGALRSGETAARLAIGARSG from the coding sequence TTGAGCATCGCGCGCGTGACGATTGCCGGGGCGGGGCTGGCAGGGTTGTCCGCCGCCGTCGCGTTGAAGCAGGCCGGGCTGGCGGTGCGGATCTCGGATTCGGCCGCGCAGCCCGGGGGGCGGTGCCGGTCGTATTTCGATCCGCAGCTTGGCCAGACGATCGACAACGGCAATCACCTCGTCCTATCGGGCAACCAGGCGGTAGCCCGCTTTCGGTCGGCGATCGGCGCGGATGTGCCGCTGGCCGGGCCGGAGCAGGCCGATTTCGACTTCTGCGATATCGTCAGCGGCGCGCGTTGGACGGTGCGGATCAACGACGGGCGCGCGCCGTGGTGGGTGCTGGACAAGCACCGTCGCGTGCCGGGCAGCGGCCCGATCGATTATCTTCCGATCCTGCGCCTGCTGATGGCGCGCAAGGGGCGGGTGGACGAACATTTCACCACGATCGGGCCGGTCTGGGATCGGTTGCTCGAACCGGTTCTGCTCGCCGTGCTCAACACCGCCGCCGGCGAGGGATCGGCGCTGCTCACCCGCAATGCCCTGCGGGAGACGGTCGCGGTGGGCGGCGCGGCGATGCGTCCACTGATCGCCGAGCCGACTTTGGCGGCAGCGTTCGGCGATCCTGCCTCGACCTGGCTGGCGGGGCAGGGGGCGCCAGTGGAAATCGGGCGCCGATTGCGCGCGATCGGGTTCGATGGCGATCGCGTCGTCAGTCTCGATTGGGGGGCGGGCGTGGAGCCGGTCGAGGCCGACGAAGCAGTGATCCTCGCCGTACCGCCCTGGGTCGCTACGGCTCTGGTTCCGGATCTCGAAGCGCCCGACGAATTCCGCGCGATCGTCAACGGACACTTCGCGTTCCCCGCGCCGCACGATGCCCCGAAGATGCTCGGCCTGATCGGTGCGACGGCCGAATGGGTGTTCGCCTTTCCCGATCGATTGTCCGTGACGGTCAGCGCCGCCGATGCATTGGTCGATCGCGACCGTGAGGAACTGGCGCGCATCTTCTGGGCGGACATCTGCACGGCGCTGAAGATCGATGCGCTCATGCCGGCATGGCAGATCGTCAAGGAAAAGCGCGCCACCTTCGCCGCGACGCCGGAGCAGGATGCCAAGCGCCCGCCCGCCGCCACGCGCTGGCGCAACCTGTTCCTTGCCGGGGATTGGACGCAGACCGGCCTTCCCGCGACGATCGAAGGCGCTTTGCGGTCGGGCGAAACCGCAGCACGCTTGGCGATCGGCGCGCGGTCAGGGTAA
- the hpnD gene encoding presqualene diphosphate synthase HpnD, with product MNPDSTPGALQKQVSGSSFYAGMRVLPKAEREAMYAIYGFCRLVDDIADDERGNRAERAAALDVWRRDIASLYAGGDPGQAELVAKAVRRFGLKQEDFLAVIDGMAMDVARDIRWPPLVELDLYCDRVASAVGRLSVRVFGMDEAPGIDLAFHLGRALQLTNILRDLDEDAAIGRVYLPAEAIIAAGITFTTPVEVVGDPRIDLAARQVAAIAHGHYAKAHAILATRPRGHLLAPRLMEAVYAKVLARTEAIGWAPPRIRVKMSKPELLWTVVRLGLTR from the coding sequence ATGAACCCGGATTCCACCCCCGGCGCACTGCAGAAGCAGGTTTCCGGCAGTTCCTTCTACGCGGGCATGCGCGTGCTGCCCAAGGCCGAGCGCGAGGCGATGTACGCGATCTACGGCTTCTGCCGGCTGGTCGACGACATCGCCGACGACGAACGGGGCAATCGCGCGGAACGTGCCGCCGCGCTCGACGTCTGGCGGCGCGACATCGCCTCGCTCTATGCCGGCGGCGATCCGGGGCAGGCGGAACTGGTTGCAAAAGCGGTGCGCCGTTTCGGGCTGAAGCAGGAGGATTTTCTTGCCGTGATCGACGGCATGGCGATGGACGTGGCGCGAGATATCCGTTGGCCCCCCCTCGTGGAACTCGATCTCTATTGCGACCGCGTCGCCTCGGCGGTCGGGCGGCTGTCGGTGCGGGTGTTCGGGATGGACGAGGCGCCGGGCATCGACCTCGCCTTCCACCTCGGGCGCGCGCTGCAACTCACCAACATCCTGCGCGATCTCGACGAGGACGCCGCGATCGGGCGCGTCTATCTGCCGGCCGAGGCGATCATCGCGGCAGGCATCACGTTCACCACGCCGGTCGAGGTGGTCGGCGACCCCCGCATCGATCTCGCCGCCCGGCAGGTCGCCGCGATCGCGCACGGGCATTATGCCAAGGCACACGCGATCCTCGCCACGCGCCCGCGCGGGCATCTGCTCGCGCCGCGCCTGATGGAGGCGGTCTATGCCAAGGTGCTGGCGCGAACCGAGGCGATCGGCTGGGCACCGCCGCGTATTCGCGTCAAGATGTCCAAGCCGGAATTGCTATGGACCGTCGTGCGTCTCGGCCTGACGCGTTGA
- the hpnC gene encoding squalene synthase HpnC gives MTNVGPDLASGKGHRDENFPVASVLLSAEHRAPIMAFYRFARAADDIADHESATPEQKLARLAFMRAGLDGAANGAPEALALRNVMAERGLDAVHARDLLVAFERDVTVDRCVDWAALIDYCRYSAMPVGRFVLDVHGEDRAIWPANDALCAALQVVNHLQDCGKDYRTIRRVYLPLDTLAEHGARVEDLDATHATPALRSAIVALAGRTRELLAQSAPFARLIRDRKLAAEVAVIQRLAESLAERLEHRDPLSERVHHGKAEAALLAARAALPVLFRRAA, from the coding sequence ATGACCAATGTCGGCCCCGATCTCGCCTCCGGCAAGGGGCATCGCGACGAGAATTTCCCGGTCGCCAGCGTCCTGCTGAGCGCCGAACATCGCGCTCCGATCATGGCGTTCTACCGCTTCGCACGGGCGGCCGACGACATCGCCGATCATGAGAGCGCCACGCCGGAACAGAAGCTCGCCCGGCTGGCGTTTATGCGGGCCGGACTGGACGGTGCCGCGAACGGCGCGCCCGAGGCGTTGGCGTTGCGAAACGTCATGGCCGAGCGTGGGCTCGATGCCGTCCATGCCCGCGACCTGCTCGTCGCGTTCGAGCGTGACGTGACGGTCGATCGCTGTGTCGATTGGGCCGCGTTGATCGACTATTGCCGCTACTCGGCGATGCCGGTCGGGCGCTTCGTGCTGGATGTCCATGGCGAGGATCGCGCGATCTGGCCGGCCAACGATGCGCTGTGCGCGGCGTTGCAGGTCGTCAATCATCTGCAGGATTGCGGCAAGGACTATCGCACGATCCGCCGCGTCTATCTGCCGCTCGACACGCTGGCCGAGCATGGCGCGCGCGTGGAGGATCTGGACGCGACACATGCGACACCGGCGTTGCGTAGTGCGATCGTCGCGCTTGCCGGGCGGACGCGCGAACTGCTCGCCCAATCCGCGCCGTTCGCGCGCCTGATTCGCGATCGCAAGCTTGCCGCCGAAGTGGCGGTGATCCAGCGGCTGGCGGAAAGCCTGGCCGAGCGGCTCGAGCATCGCGATCCGCTGAGCGAGCGCGTGCATCACGGCAAGGCCGAGGCCGCATTGCTCGCCGCCCGCGCCGCCTTGCCCGTCCTGTTCCGGCGCGCGGCATGA
- a CDS encoding glycosyltransferase has translation MIAIGIVSLAIWLVLVFARHGFWRTRERDTRDLPPLPAHWPAVTAIVPARDEAEVIAESIGSLLAQDYPGEFRVILVDDSSSDGTAEIARRSSGAGRLEILSGQPLPRGWTGKLWAVSQGVEQAGETPEHLWLTDADIAHAPDTLATLVARGEAGDLALVSLMAKLRCTSFAERALIPAFVFFFQLLYPFARVNRPGGIGAAAGGCMLVRREALAAAGGIAAIRGALIDDCAMGAALKRQGPIWLGLTNRSRSIRAYDTADTIAAMISRSAYAQLGYSPLLLVGTLVGLALVYAAPPALTFFGHGWTQACGLAAWALMALAFQPMLRFYHRSALWGVALPGIAAFYAGCTLLSAWQYYRGRGGTWKGRTQANA, from the coding sequence ATGATCGCCATCGGCATCGTCTCACTGGCGATCTGGCTGGTGCTGGTGTTCGCGCGGCACGGTTTCTGGCGGACGCGTGAGCGCGACACGCGCGATCTGCCCCCGCTGCCGGCGCACTGGCCCGCCGTCACCGCGATCGTCCCGGCGCGCGACGAGGCGGAGGTGATCGCCGAGTCGATCGGCAGCCTGTTGGCGCAGGACTATCCGGGCGAGTTCCGCGTCATCCTCGTGGACGATTCGAGCAGCGACGGGACGGCCGAGATCGCGCGCCGGTCGAGCGGGGCAGGGCGGCTGGAGATCCTGAGCGGCCAGCCGCTGCCGCGCGGGTGGACCGGCAAGCTCTGGGCGGTGTCTCAAGGCGTCGAACAGGCAGGCGAGACGCCCGAACATCTCTGGCTGACCGATGCTGACATCGCCCATGCGCCCGACACGCTCGCCACACTCGTCGCTCGCGGCGAGGCCGGCGACCTCGCGCTCGTTTCCCTGATGGCGAAGCTCCGCTGCACGAGCTTCGCCGAACGCGCACTGATTCCGGCGTTCGTGTTCTTCTTTCAACTGCTCTATCCGTTCGCCCGCGTAAACCGCCCCGGCGGGATCGGCGCGGCGGCGGGTGGTTGCATGCTGGTGCGACGCGAGGCCCTGGCCGCGGCGGGCGGTATCGCCGCGATCCGGGGCGCGCTGATCGACGATTGCGCCATGGGCGCGGCGCTCAAGCGGCAGGGGCCGATCTGGCTCGGCCTGACCAATCGGTCGCGCAGCATCCGGGCCTATGATACCGCCGACACGATCGCGGCGATGATCTCGCGTTCGGCCTATGCGCAACTCGGCTATTCGCCGCTCCTGCTGGTCGGCACGCTGGTCGGGCTCGCCTTGGTTTACGCCGCGCCGCCCGCGCTAACTTTTTTTGGCCATGGCTGGACACAGGCATGCGGGCTGGCCGCCTGGGCGCTGATGGCGCTGGCCTTCCAGCCGATGCTGCGTTTCTACCACCGTTCGGCCCTCTGGGGTGTCGCGCTGCCGGGAATCGCGGCTTTCTACGCCGGCTGCACCTTGCTATCGGCGTGGCAATATTATCGTGGGCGTGGCGGAACTTGGAAAGGTCGTACACAGGCGAACGCATGA
- the hpnA gene encoding hopanoid-associated sugar epimerase, whose product MPALYRAARVLCRPRTVNEASDIILVTGVSGFVGSAVARALAAKGYQVRGLVRASSPRANLTDFPGTLIEGDALDPAAMARAMSGVRHLFHVAADYRIWAPDPEEIVRNNLASTRVVMQAALGAGVERIVYTSSVATLRPDPAGPADETRPATPEQAVGAYKRSKVVAERLVESMVADGLPAVIVNPSTPIGPRDVRPTPTGRIIVEAANGRMPAFLDSGLNLVHVDDVAAGHIAAWQRGRIGERYILGGQDVSLGAMLAEIAARVGRKPPTMAIPRRPLFPLAYANEALARITGKEPFLTIDSLRMAKHKMFFSSAKAEAELGYTARPWAEAVGDALDWFRAAGAIA is encoded by the coding sequence ATGCCTGCTCTCTATCGCGCCGCGCGCGTCCTGTGTAGACCGCGCACCGTGAACGAAGCGTCGGATATCATTCTCGTCACCGGGGTTTCGGGGTTCGTGGGATCGGCGGTCGCCCGCGCCCTCGCCGCGAAGGGCTATCAGGTGCGCGGACTGGTGCGCGCATCCAGCCCGCGCGCCAATCTGACCGACTTTCCCGGCACGTTGATCGAAGGCGATGCGCTCGATCCCGCCGCCATGGCGCGGGCGATGTCCGGGGTGCGACACCTGTTCCACGTCGCCGCCGACTACCGCATCTGGGCACCCGATCCGGAGGAGATCGTGCGCAACAATCTCGCCAGCACGCGCGTGGTGATGCAGGCGGCGCTGGGTGCCGGGGTCGAGCGGATCGTCTATACCAGCAGCGTCGCGACGTTGCGCCCCGATCCCGCCGGACCGGCCGACGAGACCCGGCCCGCCACGCCGGAACAGGCGGTCGGCGCGTACAAGCGCAGCAAGGTCGTCGCCGAACGGCTGGTCGAATCGATGGTCGCGGACGGGTTGCCGGCGGTGATCGTCAATCCCTCCACGCCGATCGGCCCGCGCGACGTGCGTCCGACGCCGACCGGGCGGATCATCGTCGAGGCGGCGAACGGGCGGATGCCGGCGTTCCTCGATAGCGGGCTGAACCTCGTCCATGTCGACGACGTGGCAGCCGGGCACATCGCGGCGTGGCAGCGCGGGCGGATCGGCGAGCGCTACATTCTCGGCGGGCAGGATGTGAGCCTCGGCGCGATGCTGGCGGAGATCGCCGCGCGGGTCGGGCGCAAGCCGCCGACGATGGCGATCCCGCGCCGCCCGCTATTCCCCCTGGCCTATGCCAACGAGGCGCTGGCGCGGATCACCGGCAAGGAACCGTTCCTGACGATCGACTCGCTGCGCATGGCCAAGCACAAGATGTTTTTCAGCTCGGCCAAGGCCGAAGCCGAACTCGGCTACACCGCGCGCCCCTGGGCCGAGGCGGTCGGTGACGCGCTGGACTGGTTCCGCGCTGCCGGAGCGATCGCATGA